The following coding sequences lie in one Synechococcus sp. PCC 7336 genomic window:
- a CDS encoding FIST N-terminal domain-containing protein encodes MQWANALSTQPSLEAALTEVVETALSQLGPVEESAAVDLALIFVSAAFASEYPRIVPLLQTLLPARVLVGCSGGGIVGGGAEIEDMPAVSLSLAMLPNVEIFPFHLEADDLPDLDAPPHQWEQTLGVSQRSQPQFVVLADGFSSKISELLQGLDFAFPSSTKVGGLASGGRRPEGNALFLNDKLYRTGTVGVALSGNIAVDAVVAQGCRPIGEAMTISQAERNVVLGLNEQQPLKALQEMVKQLSDEDRDLVRNSLFAGMVMDEFKEHPEPGDFLIRNIIGIDPRTGAIAVGDRLRSGQRLQFHLRDARTSDEDLRYVLRRYCQERNRQERAATPDGALMFSCLGRGEYLYGKSNHDTQVFENALGEVSMGGFFCNGEIGPVRGTTFLHGYTSVFALFHPRDEIGID; translated from the coding sequence ATGCAATGGGCTAACGCACTTTCAACGCAACCCTCTCTAGAAGCGGCCCTGACAGAGGTGGTAGAAACCGCTCTGTCACAGCTCGGGCCAGTCGAGGAGAGCGCAGCAGTCGACTTGGCTCTCATCTTTGTATCTGCTGCATTTGCCAGCGAATATCCACGCATTGTCCCTCTGCTGCAGACACTGTTGCCCGCCCGCGTATTGGTGGGTTGTTCTGGCGGCGGCATTGTGGGTGGAGGAGCAGAAATTGAGGATATGCCTGCAGTCTCGCTCTCGCTAGCAATGTTGCCGAACGTGGAGATATTTCCTTTCCATTTGGAGGCAGACGATCTGCCCGATCTGGATGCACCGCCCCATCAATGGGAGCAGACATTGGGGGTAAGCCAGCGATCGCAACCCCAGTTTGTGGTGTTGGCGGATGGATTCTCCTCCAAAATTTCAGAACTATTACAGGGACTGGACTTTGCCTTTCCCAGTTCCACTAAAGTGGGCGGTCTGGCCAGCGGCGGTCGGCGACCGGAAGGCAATGCCCTATTCCTGAATGACAAGCTGTATCGCACTGGAACAGTGGGGGTCGCACTGTCGGGCAATATTGCCGTGGATGCGGTGGTGGCCCAGGGCTGTCGGCCGATTGGCGAGGCCATGACCATTTCTCAGGCGGAGCGCAATGTGGTGTTGGGCTTAAACGAACAGCAGCCCCTCAAAGCTCTGCAGGAGATGGTGAAACAGTTAAGTGACGAAGATCGCGATCTGGTTCGCAATTCCCTCTTTGCCGGCATGGTGATGGATGAGTTTAAGGAACATCCCGAGCCCGGTGACTTTCTCATTCGCAATATTATCGGTATCGATCCTCGCACGGGGGCGATCGCGGTGGGCGATCGGTTGCGTTCGGGACAGCGCCTCCAGTTTCACTTGCGCGACGCCCGCACCTCCGATGAAGATTTGCGCTACGTGCTGCGCCGTTACTGTCAAGAGCGCAATCGCCAGGAGCGCGCTGCCACACCCGATGGGGCGTTGATGTTTTCCTGTTTGGGGCGAGGGGAGTATCTCTATGGCAAGTCCAACCACGACACGCAGGTGTTCGAAAATGCGTTAGGGGAGGTGTCAATGGGGGGCTTTTTCTGTAATGGCGAAATTGGGCCCGTGCGAGGCACTACATTTTTGCACGGCTATACATCTGTGTTTGCCCTGTTCCATCCCCGCGATGAAATCGGCATCGACTGA
- the minE gene encoding cell division topological specificity factor MinE, whose product MLFEFLEQLFARSNKSSRSTAKDRLKFVLAYDRAQLSPAALESMCEEIMGVLSKYVELDREGFEFNLASQSGTTALIANFPIRRVKSSRAAISDPSR is encoded by the coding sequence ATGTTATTCGAGTTTTTAGAGCAGCTATTTGCGCGCAGCAACAAAAGTAGCCGGTCGACCGCGAAAGATCGGCTCAAATTTGTGCTGGCTTACGATCGCGCCCAACTCAGTCCTGCAGCTCTCGAATCGATGTGCGAAGAAATTATGGGGGTGCTCTCCAAATACGTCGAGCTCGATCGAGAAGGGTTCGAGTTCAATTTGGCTTCACAATCGGGCACCACTGCGCTAATTGCCAATTTCCCCATCCGCAGAGTCAAGTCTTCGCGCGCTGCGATCTCCGACCCGTCCCGCTAG
- a CDS encoding radical SAM protein: MPQVLAVWCEAEGHDVFLAYHNSYQTMTEPLPEKLDVVFISSFTQSAQVAYALSNLFRTKGALTVLGGPHARSYPEDTAKYFDYVLGFTDQQVVNNVLQDLTQHRPLGMYLSATQQPKQLPGVRQRWKYIDRILQKAPWLKMVAAIGSFGCPYTCHFCTDSTVPYQPLDFEEIKADLRFLLKTFKSPIVAWHDPNFGVRFNDYLSAIEEAAPPGSIRFIAESSLSLLNEDNIKRLKKNGFLAILPGIESWYEMGYKTRAGKRNGLEKVHQVADQINTILGHLSYLQSNLILGLDCDYGSEPFELTKHYLDLTPGNIPGFSVLTSFGRSAPVNLEYQRQNRILPIPFHFLNNNTMNIRPKHYTWIEFYNLTIDLREYAFSYPMIYKRVSATKSPTPKLIKLFQSLSDRSKVKYLKEVRRRLEEDKQFCAFFEQETEEIPVFFVEQIKKDLGPLWEWLPEGALYHDAYAYLKTENTPDPDLVRVSRSQLPPRSS, translated from the coding sequence ATGCCACAGGTGCTTGCTGTTTGGTGCGAAGCGGAGGGGCATGATGTTTTTTTGGCTTACCATAATAGCTATCAGACTATGACTGAGCCTCTTCCAGAGAAGCTGGATGTGGTCTTTATCAGTTCTTTTACCCAGTCTGCACAAGTTGCTTATGCCTTAAGTAATTTATTTCGTACCAAAGGGGCTCTGACAGTCCTGGGAGGACCCCACGCCCGAAGTTATCCAGAGGATACTGCAAAATATTTCGATTATGTACTGGGGTTCACCGACCAGCAAGTGGTTAATAATGTGTTGCAAGATCTGACACAGCATCGTCCGCTGGGAATGTATCTTTCAGCAACGCAGCAACCGAAACAGCTTCCGGGGGTACGTCAACGCTGGAAGTACATCGACCGGATTTTGCAAAAAGCGCCCTGGTTGAAGATGGTTGCGGCGATCGGTAGCTTTGGGTGTCCTTATACCTGTCACTTCTGCACGGACTCTACCGTTCCCTATCAACCCCTCGATTTTGAGGAGATAAAAGCAGATCTGCGCTTCTTGCTCAAAACCTTCAAGTCCCCCATTGTTGCTTGGCACGATCCGAACTTTGGCGTTCGTTTTAATGATTATCTAAGTGCTATTGAGGAAGCTGCTCCCCCAGGTAGTATTAGATTTATAGCAGAGAGTTCCCTATCGCTCCTCAATGAGGATAACATTAAACGCCTGAAGAAAAATGGCTTTCTGGCCATCTTGCCAGGAATTGAGTCGTGGTACGAGATGGGCTACAAAACACGAGCTGGGAAGAGAAATGGGCTGGAGAAAGTTCATCAAGTTGCCGATCAGATTAATACGATCCTTGGCCATCTGTCCTACCTCCAGAGTAACTTGATTCTCGGTCTCGATTGTGACTATGGCTCGGAGCCCTTTGAACTGACGAAACATTATCTCGATCTGACCCCTGGTAATATTCCCGGCTTTTCAGTCTTAACTTCCTTTGGGCGCAGTGCTCCAGTCAATCTGGAATATCAACGACAAAACCGCATTCTTCCTATCCCTTTTCACTTCCTGAATAACAACACCATGAATATTCGACCCAAACACTATACCTGGATCGAATTTTACAACCTCACGATCGATCTTCGGGAATATGCCTTCTCCTATCCAATGATTTACAAGCGTGTCTCAGCCACTAAATCCCCAACTCCCAAGCTCATAAAACTCTTCCAGAGTCTATCCGACAGGAGTAAAGTCAAATACCTTAAAGAAGTCCGCCGTAGGCTTGAGGAAGACAAGCAATTCTGCGCTTTCTTCGAGCAGGAGACAGAGGAAATTCCTGTATTCTTTGTTGAGCAAATCAAAAAAGATCTGGGTCCTCTCTGGGAGTGGCTACCCGAAGGTGCGCTTTACCATGATGCTTACGCCTATCTTAAAACCGAAAACACCCCAGATCCCGATCTTGTGAGAGTAAGCCGCAGCCAGCTTCCCCCCAGAAGTTCGTAA
- a CDS encoding septum site-determining protein MinC has product MLSAPPEQVYLRADSSGLHLHLPVPDRAWSELWQQVSVRFKGFQHLNSGSALLTLWAGGWQLDTQRLQAIAALAATRNLGLYRVQTDNRQTAIAAVELGYSVEQTPPLAPLAANGDYANTLYLKTTIRSGTAIQHGGSVAIVGDINPGGEVFAGGDILVWGRLRGVAHAGAGGSQDATIMALSLMPTQLRIANRVARAPEGAAPFPSPEVAYLEDEVICISSVSEYLRRAI; this is encoded by the coding sequence GTGCTAAGTGCGCCACCAGAGCAGGTTTATCTCCGTGCAGACAGTTCCGGGTTGCACCTGCACTTGCCCGTGCCGGACCGCGCTTGGTCGGAGCTGTGGCAGCAGGTGAGCGTGCGCTTTAAAGGCTTTCAGCACCTGAATTCGGGCAGCGCTTTACTCACCCTCTGGGCGGGAGGCTGGCAGCTCGATACTCAGCGACTGCAGGCGATCGCCGCTCTGGCAGCCACTCGCAACTTGGGGTTGTATCGCGTGCAAACCGATAATCGACAAACGGCGATCGCCGCCGTAGAGTTGGGTTATTCTGTTGAGCAAACCCCACCCCTAGCGCCTCTGGCCGCGAATGGAGACTATGCCAACACCCTCTATCTCAAAACCACCATTCGATCGGGTACAGCCATCCAGCACGGTGGGTCGGTGGCGATCGTGGGGGATATCAATCCTGGCGGCGAGGTTTTCGCCGGAGGCGACATCTTGGTATGGGGGCGATTGCGGGGGGTGGCCCATGCGGGGGCTGGCGGCTCGCAGGACGCAACCATTATGGCATTGTCCCTAATGCCCACTCAGTTGCGCATTGCCAATCGCGTCGCCCGCGCCCCCGAGGGGGCGGCGCCATTTCCCAGCCCCGAAGTGGCCTATCTCGAAGATGAAGTCATCTGTATATCGAGCGTATCGGAGTACTTGCGGAGAGCTATATGA
- the minD gene encoding septum site-determining protein MinD has product MTRIIVVTSGKGGVGKTTTTANIGAALARAGKKVALLDADFGLRNLDLLLGLENRVVYTAIDVINGDCRLDQALVKDRRNPNLSLMPAAQSRDKTAVSVEQMGDLIEQLAPRCDYVLIDCPAGIEQGFQNAIVKASEAIIVTTPDISAVRDADRVIGLLEAAQIYAAQLVVNRIRPEMINANNMMSVEDVVEILSIPLLGVVPEDSEVIVSTNNGEPMVLSPQPTHAAVAFSNIGKRLEGEKVPFLDVANLNDTLVTRFKRFLNTLNK; this is encoded by the coding sequence ATGACCCGCATCATTGTTGTGACATCGGGTAAAGGTGGAGTGGGTAAAACCACCACCACAGCGAATATTGGTGCGGCTCTAGCACGCGCGGGGAAGAAAGTCGCGTTGTTAGATGCCGACTTTGGCCTGCGCAACCTCGATCTGTTACTGGGACTAGAAAATCGCGTTGTCTATACTGCCATTGATGTCATCAATGGCGATTGCCGTTTAGATCAAGCCCTAGTCAAAGATCGCCGCAACCCCAATTTGAGCTTGATGCCTGCCGCTCAGTCCCGCGACAAAACGGCGGTATCGGTCGAACAAATGGGAGACTTGATCGAGCAGTTGGCTCCCCGGTGCGATTATGTCTTGATCGATTGTCCTGCCGGGATCGAACAGGGGTTCCAAAATGCGATCGTCAAGGCGAGTGAAGCCATTATTGTCACCACCCCCGATATCTCTGCCGTGCGGGATGCCGATCGCGTGATTGGGCTGCTGGAAGCCGCCCAAATTTATGCAGCGCAACTGGTGGTCAATCGCATTCGCCCCGAAATGATCAACGCTAACAATATGATGTCAGTAGAAGATGTCGTAGAAATTCTCTCCATTCCTCTGCTAGGTGTGGTGCCAGAAGATAGCGAAGTGATTGTTTCTACCAACAATGGCGAACCGATGGTACTTTCGCCACAGCCTACCCATGCTGCAGTTGCCTTTTCCAATATTGGTAAACGTTTGGAAGGGGAGAAAGTCCCATTTTTAGATGTCGCGAATTTAAATGACACTTTGGTAACCCGCTTTAAACGATTTTTGAATACATTGAATAAGTAG
- a CDS encoding ABC transporter ATP-binding protein, whose amino-acid sequence MFALALGCTLGFVLTMPLLAQMVQWMSESIGQGDVRAIAGLAAFALVVFVVRGAFQYGQDSLMARASLQVVLEVRQRVYAHLHTLDLDYFATTRTGDLAYRMTEDFDRLGEVVHKFFHQSIPSVLTILSVLAYMFYLNLALTAATLLVAPLMGVLIGWFGDRLLASARRSQDRVSDLSALLTEVFGGIRTIRAFAAEAYEVARFSQIAEKNREARFRTEHVKAVQYPVVGFLYALSVLLVFWLGAWQISQTHLTGSEFLGFLAGVALLIDPIVLITSNYSELKQGQASVDRIFELLDVKAQVFDCPAARVLPPVRGRVEFERVSFGYAPDRPVLKQLDLSVAPGQAIALVGSSGAGKTTLVNLIPRFYDPQQGRILLDGIDIASVTLRSLRRQIGIVPQETVLFSGTIAQNIAYGRTQFDLAAVRRAAEVANAHEFIAALPDGYHTLVGERGVNLSGGQRQRLAIARAVLLDPKILVLDEATSALDNESEALVQEALNRLMHRRTVFVIAHRLSTVREADRILVLEGGQVVESGQHEELLARKGRYADFHSRQFVM is encoded by the coding sequence ATGTTTGCATTGGCTTTGGGGTGTACGTTGGGCTTCGTGCTCACGATGCCCCTACTGGCCCAGATGGTGCAATGGATGTCGGAGTCGATCGGGCAGGGAGACGTGCGAGCGATCGCGGGACTGGCGGCATTTGCGCTCGTCGTGTTTGTGGTGCGGGGGGCGTTTCAATACGGTCAGGATTCCCTGATGGCGCGGGCCTCGCTGCAGGTGGTGTTGGAAGTGCGCCAGCGGGTTTACGCCCATCTCCACACCCTCGATTTAGATTATTTTGCCACAACCCGCACGGGGGATTTAGCCTATCGCATGACTGAAGATTTCGATCGCCTGGGGGAAGTCGTTCACAAGTTTTTCCACCAGTCGATCCCCAGCGTACTGACGATTCTGTCAGTGTTGGCCTATATGTTTTATCTCAATCTCGCCTTAACGGCAGCCACCCTATTGGTGGCTCCGCTGATGGGGGTGTTAATCGGCTGGTTTGGCGATCGCCTATTGGCCAGTGCCCGTCGCAGCCAAGATCGCGTCTCCGACCTGTCAGCCCTCTTGACAGAAGTATTCGGCGGCATTCGCACCATCCGCGCCTTCGCCGCCGAAGCTTACGAAGTGGCGCGCTTCAGCCAAATTGCCGAAAAAAATCGCGAAGCTCGCTTTCGCACCGAGCATGTCAAAGCCGTGCAGTATCCAGTGGTGGGATTTCTCTACGCTCTGAGCGTGTTGTTAGTGTTTTGGTTGGGGGCATGGCAAATTAGCCAAACGCATTTAACTGGCAGCGAGTTTTTGGGTTTTTTGGCGGGCGTGGCCCTGCTGATCGATCCGATCGTGCTGATTACCAGCAACTACAGCGAACTCAAACAGGGACAAGCCTCTGTCGATCGCATCTTCGAGTTGCTGGATGTCAAAGCGCAAGTGTTCGATTGCCCCGCAGCTCGGGTGTTGCCTCCCGTGCGCGGTCGCGTCGAGTTCGAGCGCGTGTCATTTGGTTACGCCCCCGATCGTCCCGTGCTCAAACAGCTCGATCTCTCAGTTGCCCCCGGACAGGCGATCGCACTGGTGGGGTCTTCAGGAGCGGGGAAAACCACCCTCGTCAATCTCATCCCCCGCTTTTACGATCCGCAGCAGGGCAGAATTTTGCTGGATGGCATCGATATCGCCTCCGTCACCCTACGCAGCCTGCGCCGACAAATTGGCATCGTGCCCCAAGAGACCGTCCTGTTTTCTGGCACCATTGCCCAAAACATTGCCTACGGTCGCACCCAGTTCGATCTGGCTGCGGTACGACGGGCGGCTGAAGTGGCCAATGCCCACGAATTCATTGCCGCACTCCCCGATGGCTATCACACATTAGTGGGGGAAAGGGGGGTGAATCTGTCGGGGGGCCAGCGACAGCGATTGGCGATCGCGCGAGCTGTGTTGCTCGATCCCAAAATCTTGGTTCTGGATGAAGCCACCTCTGCCCTCGACAACGAATCGGAAGCGCTGGTGCAAGAAGCCCTCAACCGCTTGATGCACCGCCGTACTGTGTTCGTCATTGCCCACCGTCTCTCCACCGTTCGAGAAGCCGATCGCATTTTGGTCTTGGAAGGGGGACAGGTGGTGGAATCGGGGCAACACGAGGAGCTCTTGGCCCGGAAGGGGCGCTATGCCGATTTCCATTCTCGGCAATTTGTCATGTAA
- the surE gene encoding 5'/3'-nucleotidase SurE, which yields MKLLISNDDGIYSLGVVYLANTLALAGHSVTVVCPDRERSATGHALTLHKPLRVERVVAPYDSEIAAWACSGTPSDCIKLGLDELLDEGPDWVISGINRGGNLGSDVLYSGTVSAAMEGLMAGVNSMAVSLNSSSATDFEPAASFVRDWLDKPQSSGIGPPILLNVNVPALPATDICGVVLAPLGMRHYSETFEQRVDPRGKIYYWIAGEALDTQAASDTDIVAIQDNYITVTPLHFNLTAYGQFDAVQQWGLPLYSSGSTDSK from the coding sequence ATGAAGCTGCTAATTAGCAATGATGACGGCATTTACTCACTGGGAGTGGTGTATCTGGCGAATACCCTCGCCCTTGCCGGACATTCTGTCACAGTGGTTTGTCCCGATCGCGAGCGCTCGGCCACCGGCCACGCCCTCACTCTGCATAAGCCCCTGCGGGTGGAGCGGGTTGTGGCTCCTTACGACAGCGAGATCGCCGCTTGGGCCTGCTCCGGCACCCCCTCCGATTGCATCAAATTAGGGCTAGACGAGTTGCTGGACGAAGGCCCCGATTGGGTCATTTCGGGGATCAATCGAGGGGGCAATCTGGGTTCGGACGTGCTCTATTCCGGCACGGTGTCAGCCGCGATGGAGGGCCTGATGGCAGGGGTCAACAGCATGGCGGTCAGCTTGAATAGCTCGAGTGCCACTGACTTCGAGCCGGCGGCCAGCTTTGTCCGCGATTGGCTAGATAAGCCTCAATCCTCTGGCATCGGGCCTCCCATCCTCCTCAACGTCAACGTTCCAGCCCTACCTGCGACTGATATTTGCGGCGTTGTCTTGGCCCCGCTAGGCATGCGCCACTATTCCGAGACGTTCGAACAGCGGGTTGACCCCCGTGGCAAAATCTACTACTGGATTGCCGGAGAAGCCCTCGACACCCAAGCTGCCTCCGACACAGATATTGTTGCCATTCAAGACAACTACATTACCGTTACCCCCCTGCATTTCAACCTGACAGCCTATGGCCAGTTCGATGCCGTGCAGCAATGGGGTCTTCCCCTTTACAGTTCGGGATCTACCGACAGCAAATGA
- a CDS encoding arginase family protein yields MSIAAADDRPFAEQVYPNFLGLESGSPDSAPAVLLPIPLLDSLGPQVYLTVDVDGFDPSVIPSTGTPEPGGLSWWDGVELIRAVGQQRHIVGADITELAVTGDRAADRIGAFAAAKLAYQILTAALESQS; encoded by the coding sequence ATGTCGATTGCAGCGGCTGACGATCGCCCTTTTGCAGAGCAGGTTTATCCAAACTTTTTGGGGTTGGAGTCTGGCTCGCCAGACAGCGCGCCAGCGGTGTTGCTGCCCATTCCCTTGTTAGACAGCTTGGGGCCACAGGTCTATCTCACCGTCGATGTGGATGGATTCGATCCGTCCGTCATTCCCTCCACGGGTACTCCCGAACCGGGGGGACTGTCTTGGTGGGATGGGGTGGAGTTGATTCGTGCTGTGGGCCAGCAGCGACACATTGTGGGGGCGGATATTACCGAATTAGCGGTGACTGGCGATCGTGCTGCCGATCGTATTGGTGCTTTTGCTGCCGCCAAATTGGCCTACCAAATTCTGACTGCGGCGCTAGAGAGCCAATCGTAG
- a CDS encoding DDE transposase family protein, translating to MVDTIASQRLKQVAMARIKLSAEDRERLVERYRQPGVTVAHLAEEFSVSNSTVSRILKEAIPQDEYSELVKQKRSGRPTKSSSSVQPSLLDSAPAGASTAEQLSVEPRSDSDEAEPEASEAIDRTLSDSDDEAVDDEAVDDDDDLEAELFGDDDGDEDDEFDDDDEFDDDDLDDDDLDDDDDGDDEFDDDLDDDDLDDGDDLDGDDSDSEDDPQVRRNRPILKRRWSNEQPAQVEVVGPPPSWHASVAANPDFAPPADREEIDILGLADLAPPQECYAVVDRFHELTTCPLQEFSHLGQVPAELSEAKTLPIFESHRIARRFSDRFRHRGRQKYRVIAFPGYFLDVTRDNLQSKGITHLLLDGQVYAL from the coding sequence GTGGTAGACACAATTGCTTCGCAGCGACTCAAACAGGTAGCCATGGCCCGGATTAAACTCTCTGCTGAAGATCGCGAGCGGCTGGTGGAGCGATACCGCCAGCCAGGAGTGACCGTTGCTCACTTGGCAGAAGAATTTAGCGTCAGTAACAGTACTGTCTCTCGCATCCTGAAAGAAGCGATTCCTCAAGACGAATATAGCGAGTTGGTCAAACAAAAACGGAGTGGGCGACCGACTAAAAGCTCCTCTTCAGTCCAGCCGTCGCTGCTCGACAGCGCCCCTGCAGGAGCGTCTACTGCCGAACAGTTGTCTGTCGAGCCCCGGTCGGATAGTGACGAGGCCGAACCTGAAGCGTCTGAGGCGATCGATCGGACTCTTTCCGATAGCGATGATGAAGCTGTAGATGATGAAGCTGTAGATGATGATGATGACTTGGAAGCCGAGTTATTTGGCGATGACGATGGCGATGAAGATGACGAGTTTGATGATGATGACGAGTTTGATGATGATGACTTAGACGATGATGATTTAGATGATGACGATGATGGCGATGACGAGTTTGATGATGACTTAGACGATGATGATTTAGATGATGGCGATGACTTAGATGGTGATGACAGCGACAGTGAGGACGATCCTCAGGTCAGGCGAAATCGTCCGATCTTGAAACGTCGCTGGAGCAACGAACAGCCCGCTCAAGTGGAAGTGGTAGGTCCCCCTCCTTCCTGGCATGCTTCAGTTGCGGCTAATCCTGACTTTGCGCCTCCAGCCGACCGAGAGGAAATTGACATTCTGGGGTTAGCAGACCTCGCCCCCCCTCAAGAATGCTATGCCGTGGTCGATCGCTTCCACGAACTCACCACCTGCCCCCTGCAAGAGTTTAGTCATTTGGGCCAAGTCCCCGCCGAGCTGAGCGAAGCCAAAACGCTTCCCATTTTTGAAAGTCACCGGATTGCGCGGCGATTCTCCGATCGCTTTCGCCATAGAGGCCGCCAAAAATATCGCGTCATTGCCTTCCCGGGCTATTTTCTAGACGTGACGCGGGATAACTTACAGTCCAAAGGCATTACCCATCTGTTGTTAGACGGCCAAGTGTACGCCCTCTAG
- the petE gene encoding plastocyanin yields the protein MNSVFSAIRRLGTLAAAFALVAAAFWMSAQPASAETYTVKMGADNGMLVFDPSSLTIKQGDTVKWVNNKAFPHNVVFDSKAPEAVQKHSHKQLASAPGQEFVETFDDVPAGEYGYYCVPHRGAGMVGKIVVQ from the coding sequence ATGAACTCCGTTTTTTCTGCAATTCGCCGTTTAGGCACATTGGCAGCAGCGTTTGCGCTGGTTGCCGCCGCCTTCTGGATGTCTGCTCAGCCCGCATCTGCTGAAACCTACACTGTCAAAATGGGTGCCGATAACGGCATGTTGGTTTTCGACCCCAGCAGCTTGACCATCAAGCAAGGCGATACGGTGAAGTGGGTTAACAACAAGGCATTTCCCCATAATGTCGTGTTTGATTCCAAGGCTCCTGAAGCCGTTCAGAAGCACTCCCACAAGCAACTGGCATCGGCTCCCGGTCAAGAATTTGTCGAGACGTTTGACGACGTTCCCGCTGGTGAATACGGCTACTACTGCGTTCCCCACCGCGGTGCCGGTATGGTTGGCAAGATCGTCGTTCAATAA